A genomic region of Zalophus californianus isolate mZalCal1 chromosome 1, mZalCal1.pri.v2, whole genome shotgun sequence contains the following coding sequences:
- the LOC118357179 gene encoding dipeptidyl peptidase 3-like — protein MRAAAAAGPMADAQYILPNDIGVFSLDCREAFRLLSPTERLYAHHLSRAAWYGGLAVLLQTSPEAPYIYALLSRLFRAQDPDQLRQHALAEGLTEEEYQAFLVYAAGVYSNMGNYKSFGDTKFVPNLPKEKLERVILGTKAAQQHPEEVRSLWQTCRELMFSLEPRLRHLGLGKEGITTYFSGDCTMEDAKLAQDFLDSQNLSAYNTRLFKGVSQDGKPCYEVRLASVLGMEPALHSEMTSKLKSYEFRGSHFQVTRGDYAPILQKVVEHLEKAKAYAANSQQEQMLAQYIESFTQGSIEAHKRGSRFWIQDKGPIVESYIGFIKSYRDPFGSRGEFEGFVAMVNKAMSAKFECLVASAEQLLKELPWPPAFEKDKFLTPDFTSLDVLTFSGSGIPAGINIPNYDDLRQTDGFKNVSLGNVLAVAYATQREKLTFLEEEDKDLYIRWKGPSFDVQVGLHELLGHGSGKLFVQDEKGAFNFDQETVINPETGEQIQSWYRSGETWDSKFSTIASSYEECRAESVGLYLCLNRQVLEIFGFEGADAEDVIYVNWLNMVRAGLLALEFYTPETSSWRQAHMQARFVILRVLLEAGEGLVTVTPTTGADGRPDAQVRLDRNKIRPVGKPALERFLRKLQVLKSTGDVARGRALYEGYAAVTDASPECFLTLRDTVLLRKESRKLIVQPNTRLEGSEVQLLEYEASAAGLIRSFSERFPEDGPELEEVLTQLATADARFWKSPSEAPSGQA, from the coding sequence ATGAGAGCAGCTGCTGCAGCAGGGCCCATGGCGGACGCCCAGTACATCCTGCCCAATGACATCGGTGTGTTTAGCCTGGACTGCCGGGAGGCCTTCCGCCTGCTGTCGCCCACAGAGCGCCTCTATGCCCACCATCTGTCACGGGCCGCCTGGTATGGAGGCCTGGCTGTGCTGTTGCAGACCTCCCCTGAGGCCCCCTACATCTACGCGCTGCTCAGCCGCCTCTTCCGTGCCCAGGACCCCGACCAGCTGCGCCAGCATGCCCTGGCTGAGGGCCTTACCGAGGAGGAGTATCAGGCGTTCCTGGTGTATGCTGCGGGTGTCTACTCCAACATGGGCAACTACAAGTCCTTTGGCGACACCAAGTTTGTTCCCAACCTGCCCAAGGAGAAGCTGGAACGTGTGATCCTGGGGACTAAGGCGGCTCAGCAGCACCCGGAAGAAGTCCGGAGCCTCTGGCAGACCTGCAGggagctcatgttctctctggaGCCGAGGCTTCGACACCTTGGGCTGGGGAAAGAGGGAATCACCACCTACTTCTCTGGGGATTGCACCATGGAAGATGCCAAACTGGCCCAAGACTTTCTGGACTCACAGAACCTCAGTGCCTACAACACGCGACTCTTCAAGGGCGTCAGCCAGGATGGGAAGCCCTGCTACGAGGTGCGGCTGGCTTCTgtgcttggcatggagcctgctctgCATTCTGAAATGACTTCCAAGCTGAAGAGCTACGAATTCCGGGGGAGCCATTTCCAGGTGACTCGGGGGGACTACGCCCCTATCCTGCAGAAGGTGGTGGAGCACCTGGAGAAGGCCAAGGCGTATGCGGCCAACAGCCAGCAGGAACAGATGCTGGCTCAGTACATAGAAAGTTTCACCCAGGGCTCCATCGAGGCCCACAAGAGGGGCTCCCGCTTCTGGATACAGGACAAAGGCCCCATCGTGGAGAGTTACATCGGGTTCATCAAGAGCTACCGAGACCCCTTTGGTTCCCGTGGAGAGTTTGAAGGCTTTGTGGCCATGGTGAACAAGGCCATGAGTGCCAAGTTTGAGTGTCTGGTGGCAAGTGCAGAACAGCTGCTGAAGGAACTGCCCTGGCCCCCGGCCTTCGAGAAGGACAAGTTCCTCACCCCCGACTTCACCTCCCTGGATGTTCTCACCTTCTCTGGCTCTGGCATCCCTGCTGGCATCAACATCCCCAACTATGACGACCTGAGGCAGACGGATGGCTTCAAGAATGTCTCACTGGGGAACGTGCTGGCTGTGGCCTATGCCACGCAGCGGGAGAAGCTgaccttcctggaggaggaggacaaGGACCTGTACATCCGCTGGAAGGGGCCCTCCTTTGATGTGCAGGTGGGACTGCATGAGCTGCTGGGCCATGGCAGCGGCAAGCTCTTCGTGCAGGATGAGAAAGGAGCATTTAACTTTGACCAGGAGACAGTGATCAACCCAGAGACGGGGGAGCAGATTCAGAGCTGGTACCGGAGCGGGGAGACCTGGGACAGCAAGTTCAGCACCATCGCCTCTAGCTACGAAGAATGCCGGGCTGAAAGTGTGGGCCTCTACCTCTGCCTCAACCGCCAAGTTCTGGAGATCTTTGGCTTCGAGGGGGCTGATGCAGAAGACGTGATCTATGTGAACTGGCTCAACATGGTTCGGGCTGGGCTGCTTGCTCTGGAGTTTTATACCCCTGAGACCTCCAGCTGGAGACAGGCCCACATGCAGGCCCGGTTTGTGATCCTGAGGGTCTTGCTGGAGGCTGGCGAGGGACTCGTTACTGTCACTCCCACCACAGGCGCTGATGGGCGCCCAGATGCCCAGGTCCGCCTTGACCGCAACAAGATCCGGCCTGTGGGCAAGCCCGCCCTGGAGCGGTTCCTGAGGAAACTTCAGGTGTTGAAGTCCACAGGAGATGTGGCCAGAGGCCGGGCCCTGTATGAGGGGTACGCAGCGGTCACTGATGCGTCCCCTGAGTGCTTCCTCACCCTCAGGGACACAGTGCTGCTCCGCAAGGAATCTCGGAAGCTCATCGTTCAGCCCAACACTCGCCTTGAAGGCTCAGAAGTTCAGCTTCTCGAGTATGAGGCCTCGGCTGCTGGCCTCATCCGATCCTTCTCCGAGCGCTTTCCAGAGGACGGGCCCGAGTTGGAGGAGGTCCTCACCCAGCTGGCCACAGCTGATGCCCGGTTCTGGAAGTCCCCCAGTGAGGCCCCATCTGGCCAGGCTTGA